In Methylobacterium sp. WL1, the sequence GTCACCCTGACCGACGAGGGCACGCGTTTCCACGCCGAGGCGCGCACCATCCTGCGGATGGTCGAGGAGGCCGCGGACGGCGTCCGGAACGCGGGGGGCGGCCTGACCGGCACGGTGCGCGTGTCATGCACGGCGGCCCTGGGCGTTCGACACGTCTGCCGGGCGCTGTTCGCAGTCCAGGATCACTATCCGGGACTCAGCGTCGATCTCGGTTTGACCGACGAGCGGATCGACCTCGTGCGCGAGGCGACGGATGTCGCGATCCGGCTCGGCCCGCTGGCGGAGAGCAGCCTGCAGCGCAAGGCCGTCGGTCGCTCGCGCCGGATCCTGGTGGCGTCCCGGCGCTATCTCGCAGATCACGGCCGGCCCGAGAAACCGGACGACCTGGTGCGGCATTCAATCATCCGCATGAGCAACGTTGCCGGCAGCGACACGCTGTGCCTGTACGGGCCGGACGGCGCGACATCCCGCGTCCCAGTGGGCGGCCGCTTGCTGGTCGACCACGGCTTGGCCGCCCGCGAGGCCCTGGCGCAGGGGCGTGGCATCGCGGCCGCCCATATCTGGCTCGTGGACGATCTGCTGGCGGTGGGGGCGATCGAGCACGTCCTGCCGGACTACGCGCCCGCGCCGGTCCAACT encodes:
- a CDS encoding LysR family transcriptional regulator; translation: MDQSSVTLERMRSFVRVVERGSLSAVAREQGVGQSTVSRHVAELEAALGASLLNRTTRRVTLTDEGTRFHAEARTILRMVEEAADGVRNAGGGLTGTVRVSCTAALGVRHVCRALFAVQDHYPGLSVDLGLTDERIDLVREATDVAIRLGPLAESSLQRKAVGRSRRILVASRRYLADHGRPEKPDDLVRHSIIRMSNVAGSDTLCLYGPDGATSRVPVGGRLLVDHGLAAREALAQGRGIAAAHIWLVDDLLAVGAIEHVLPDYAPAPVQLSILIVPGRIRIRRIRLVVDALAAALAELPGIDRP